The Vidua chalybeata isolate OUT-0048 chromosome 30, bVidCha1 merged haplotype, whole genome shotgun sequence genomic interval GCATGGGGGGGGTGCAtggaatggggggggggggggctggagcctggctgggggctcggggggctttgggggggtttggggggctcggggggctgcTCACGGCAACCACGGcatgtggggagggggctgtgctCTGGATTTTGCTGCTCTGGCCCCCAAATTCTGCCCTTTCCCCCAAGTTCTGCCATTtaccccccaaaatctgcccttTCCCCCCAAATTCTGCCCTTTACCGCCCAAATTctgcccttttccccccaaattctgccatttccccccaaaaatctgCCCTTCCGGCAATGCGCGGGCTGTCCCGGTGCCCCCGCAGGGCTCTCGGTGGTCCCGGTGGTGACagcgctgtccccgtgtcccctggaTGCTCCCGGGGTTGGGGTGACCGcgctgtcccggtgtcccctgggGGTCCCGGTGGTGAccgcgctgtccccgtgtcccttGTGTGGTCCCGGTGGTGACCGggctgtcccggtgtcccctgggGGTCCCGGCGGTGACCGcgctgtcccggtgtccccgcaggGTTCTCGGTGGACTCCGGGCCGGGGCTGACGCGGCGACAGCAGCTGAGCTTTGTCACCGGCGCGCCCCGCGCCAACCACACGGGCGCCGTGGTCATCCTGCGCCGCGACAGCGCCAACCGCCTGGTGGCCGAGGCCGTGCTGGCCGGCCACCAACTGACCTCGGCCTTCGGCCACGCGCTGGCCGTGCTGGACCTCAACAGCGACGGGTGCGTGGCGGGGACGCGGCGGGGACACCGGTGGCACCGGCAGGGGGGTGTGCCTTTGGCACGTGTGGCAAAGGTGGCACCTGTGGAGAAGTGGCCGTGGCACGCTCGGGTgtcacctgtgcacacctgacACACTCAAGTGTCACCTGTACACACCTGACACACTCAGGTGTCACCTGTACACACCTGACACACTCAGGTGTCACCTGTACACGCTCAGGTGTCACCTGTACACACCTGACACACTCAGGTGTCACCTGTACAGATGTGGCCCCGACACACTCAGGTGTCACCTGTACACACCTGACACACTCAGGTGTCAGCTGTACACGCTCAGGTGTCACCTGTACAGATGTGTCTGTGACACACTCGGTTGTCACCTGTACAGATGTGGCCCTGACACACTCAGGTGTCACCTGTACACACCTGACACACAGGGGGTGTCACCTGCGGGACCCCAAAAGGGCAGAGCCAATCCTGGGACCCCAATCCCCGAgcacccccccaaacccctgagcgcccccaaaatcccaacagatcccacccccgggaccccccaaagcccctgagcccccccaaaaccccctccccaccccttaagcccccccaaaaccccctccccaccccttaagctcccccaaaaccacctccccaaaaccccctccccacccctgagcccccccaaaaccccctccccaccccttaagcctccccaaaaccccctccccaccccacgGCCGGGCGGATCCACCCCCGCTGGCGGCTGGGGGTGACAGATCCGTgtcccccccacacccccccgCAGCTGGATGGACCTGGCCGTGGGGGCCCCCCACTTTTTCGAGCGGCAGGAGGAGATCGGGGGGGCCGTGTACGTGTACATCAACCCGGGGGGGCTGTGGGACAGCGCGACCCCCGTGCGGCTGAACGGCTCCCGCGGCTCCGCCTTCGGCGCCGCGCTCAGCTCCGCCGGGGACCTCGACCGAGACGGCTTCGAGGGTGAGGGGCTCCgggggggggcttggggggggtttgggggggattgaGACGATTTCGGGGGGATTTCGGCGATTTTGGGGAGGTTtcggggggggtttgggggtctgggGATGGACCTCAACAGCGACGGCTTCGAGGGTGAGGGGCTCcgagggggtttggggggatttcgggggatttgggggtctgggGCTGGAACAAAACCATGACGGGTTTGAGGGTGAGGGGCTCcgggggggcttggggaggtttcggggatttggggggggtttaGGGGGTTTTGGGAGGGTCTTGGGGGGGATTGGGGTCTGGGAATGGACCTCGACCGCGACGGCTTCGAGGGTGAGGGGCTCcgagggggtttggggggtttcgggggttttgggagggtttgggggtctgGGGCTGGAACAAAACCATGACGGGTTTGAGGGTGAGGGGCtccgggggggtttggggtggttttgcgggggttttggggtctgagAATGGACCTCAACCACGACAGCTTCGAGGGTGAGGGGCttcggggggttttggggggatttatgGGGGATTGAGGCGATTTGGGGGGGATTTCGGCGATTTTGGGGAGGTTtcgggggggtttgggggtctgAGGATGGACCAAAACAACGACGGACTCGAGGGTGAGGGGCTTTGAGGGGGATtggaggaggtttggggggctttgggggggatttggggtctccaAGGGCTGGGCGCGGCGGAATTGCCGCCCCCGACCATGACAGAATTTCGggtgaggggttttggggtgggggcggattttggttttttttttgttttgtttttttttttttggaggggggtcCCCAAGATCCGGGGAGAGCTCCGTGGGGCACGACACAACCGAgcccggggggctcgggggctTTTCGGGGTCCAGGTGCTGGTGCTACCTGGAGGGGGGGGGCTGCACCACAAGGGGGTCCCTGCGGAGGGGTCTggccccccaaatcccccccaaatcccccccaatccccccttttcccccagaCCTGGCCGTGGGGGCTCCTTTCGACGGCGCGGGCAAAGTTTTCATTTACCACGGCAGCGCCCTGGGCATCGTCACCCGCCCGGCGCAGGTGAGGGGTccccgggggggggtcccaggcGGGGGTTGGGGGTCCCCGGGGTGGGGTCCCGGCTCACCCAGAGCCGCCCCCTGCCCAGGTGCTGGACGGGGAGGCCGTGGGGGTCTCGGCCTTTGGCTACTCGCTCTCGGGGGGGCTGGACGTGGACGGGAACCTGTACCCCGACCTGCTCGTGGGGTCCCTGTCGGACACCGTGGTGCTCTACAGGTGAGACCCCCCACCCCCGAGcggccccccagccctgggacccccaggaTCCCCCAATTCCCGAGAATCCCAAAACCCTGGAGcggccccccagccctgggacccccaggaTCCCCAAATTCCTAACAATCCCAAAACTCTGGAGcggccccccagccctgggacccccaggaTCCCCAAATTCCTAACAATCCCAAAACCCTGGAGcggccccccagccctgggacccccaggaTCTCCAAATTCcccagaatcccaaatccctggagcggccccccagccctgggacccccaggaTCTCCAAATTCcccagaatcccaaatccccggagCGCCCCCCAATTCCTGGGACCCCCAGGATCCCCCAATTCcccagaatcccaaatccctggagcggccccccagccctgggaccccccaggaTCCCCAAATTCCCGAGAATCCCAAAACCCTGGAGcggccccccagccctgggacccccaggaTCTCCAAATTCcccagaatcccaaatccccggagCGCCCCCCAATTCCTGGGACCCCCAGGATCCCCCAATTCcccagaatcccaaatccctggagcGCCCCCCAATTCCTGGGACCCCCAGGATCCCCCAGTccctgaaaatcccaaatctctcCCAGTTCCTGGGACCCCcgtccctggagcagccccctccccccccccccagccctgcgACCCCTCCCCAGAATCCCCCAATTCCCGGCAATCCAAACCCCTGGAgtgttccccccacccccatttCGGGCACCTCCCGGACCCACAGGTTCCCCTCATCCCCAAGGCCCCCCCCCGCTCAAGGATCTCCCCAATCCCCGAggattccccccaaatccctgagccccccaaatccctcagaaCCCcccattcctgggaattcccatttccaagGAACCCCCATCCCCGAgtccccaccccacccctggGAATTCCCCATCCCTGAGGACCCCCCCCCATCATTCCTGAACAATCCCTGAGGacccccaaattcctgaggacccccaaatccctgaggcgccccccccaccccggcaattccccatccccagggacccccaaatccctcagaaCCCCCTCCCCGAATGCCCCATCCCCGAGCCCCCCGCACCTCGGGggtccctctgctgctcccgggggtcccgggggtgcaCTCAGGAGTGGGGGgctcccccgggacccccatttccccccccccccccccgttaGGGCGCGGCCGGTGGTGCACGTGTCCCGGAACGTGTCCGTGCTGCCGCCCCACATCGACCTGGAGCAGAGCAACTGCCGCGACCGGGACGGCGTCTGGTGGGTGGcaccgtgtccccccgtgtccccccgtgtcaccccgtgtcacccccgtgtcaccccgtgtcaccccgtgtcccccccgtgtcacctccgtgtccccccgtgtcacCTCCGTGTCACCCCCCCGTCCCCCGTGTCACCTCcgtgtcaccccgtgtcacctccgtgtccccccgtgtcaccccgtgtcaccccgtgtcacctccgtgtcacctccgtgtcacccccgtgtcaccccgtgtcacccccgtgtcacctccgtgtcacctccgtgtcacccccgtgtcaccccgtgtcacccccgtgtcaccccgtgtcacctccgtgtcacccccgtgtcaccccgtgtcacccccgtgtcaccccgtgtcacctccgtgtcacctccgtgtcacctccgtgtcacctccgtgtcacctccgtgtcacccccgtgtcacctccgtgtcacctccgtgtcacctccgtgtcacctccgtgtcacctccgtgtcacccccgtgtcaccccgtgtcacccccgtgtcacccccgtgtcacctccgtgtcacctccgtgtcaccccgtgtcaccccgtgtcacctccgtgtcacctccgtgtcacctccgtgtcacccccgtgtcacctccgtgtcacctccgtgtcacccccgtgtcacctccgtgtcacctccgtgtcacctccgtgtcaccccgtgtcacccccgtgtccccccgtgtcacctccgtgtcaccccgtgtcccccccggtgccccccgcccgtgtcccccccgtgtcccccccgtgtccccccccgtgtcccccccgtgtccccccccgtgtccccccccgtgtcccccccgtgtccccccgtgtcccccgtcCCTGCCGCGCTGCGGGGGCTGCGGGACCCCCCCGGTGACCCCCGGCCCCCCCAGCGTGGAGGTGCGAGCGTGTTTCAGCTACACGGCCAGCCCGGGCAGCTACAGCCCCCCGCTGGGTGAGTggggacccccgggacaccccgaGCCCTGGGGGACCCCCAACCCCGGGGGTCCCCTCCCTTCCTGGGGATCCCCCCATTCCTGGGACACCCCGAACCTtgggtgaccccaaaccccggGGGTTCCCCCCCATTCCTGGGCATCCCCCAATtcctggggacccccccaatTCCTGGAACTCCCCCGTCCCTGGGGACCCCCGATCCTTGAGGGTCCCTCCCGTCCCTGGGAGTTCCCAGTCCCCGAAGGACCCCCCCCATTCTTTGGGGTTCCCCCATCCCTCAGGACTCCCCAATCCCTGGCCCCCCCCCATCCTTCGGAGTCCCCCCAATCCCTGGGGATCCCCCCCAatccctgccccccccccatCCTTCGGAGCCTCTCCAATCCCTGGGGTTCCCcatcccccaggaccccaatCCCTGGGGATCCCCCCAATCCCTGGGGATCCCCCATCCTTCAGAGCCCCCCCAGTCCCTGCGCACCCCCATCctttgggacccctccccgtCCCTTGCTCCCGCCGGTGCCGTGCCGGTGcagtgccggtgccggtgcctGTGCAGTGCCGGTGCAGGTGcagtgccggtgccggtgccggtgccgtgccggtgccggtgcagtgccggtgccggtgcAGTGCCGGTGCAGGTGCAGTGCCCGTGccgtgccggtgccggtgccggtgcagtgccggtgccggtgccggtgcctGTGcagtgccggtgccggtgcagtgccggtgccggtgccggtgcaGTGCCGGTGCCGTGCCGGTGCAGGTGCAGTGCCCGTGCCGTGCCGGTGcagtgccggtgccggtgccggtgaCGCCGCCGGTGTCCGCAGAGCTGCACTTCGTGCTGGAGGCGGACGCggagcggcggcgccggggcctCGTGCCCCGGGGCGCGTTCCTGGCGCGGGGCCCCGCGGACCCCGAGCACCGCATCTCGGGGAGCCTGGAGCTGCCGGAGCGCGAGCGGCGCTGCGTGCCCGCCACCTTCCGGCTGCACGTGCGTGCTTCGGCCTcgccctcctcatcctcagcctCCTCACCTTCCTCAGCCTCgccttcctcatcctcagccATCTCTGCCTCGCCTCCTCAGTCTCAccttcctcaccctcctcatcctcaccttcCTCAGCCTTCTTATCCTCACCTTCCTCAGCCtcatcttcctcatcctcagtCTTCCTTAGCCTTGCCCTCCTCAGCCtcatcttcctcatcctcaccctcctcatcctcaccctccTCAGCCTCACCTTCCTCAGCCTCACCTTCCTCAGCCTCACCTTCCTCAGCCtcatcttcctcatcctcaccctcctcatcctcaccttcctcatcctcaccttcctcagcctcatcttcctcatcctcaccctccTCAGACTCATCTTCCTCAGCCTTATCTTCCTCACCCtcaccttcctcatcctcagccATCTCTGCCTCGCCTCCTCAGTCTCAccttcctcaccctcctcatcctcagcctcctcagcctccttatcctcatcttcctcatccTTCTCTTCCTTAGCCTTGCCCTCCTCAGCCtcatcttcctcatcctcagcctcctcagcctcactctcctcatcctcaccttcctcagcctcatcttcctcatcctcactctcctcatcctcactctcctcatcctcaccttcCTCCCCCTCATCCCCGCCCCTCCCCAAGGTGTGCCAGCACCTCCGGTGTCCCCGAGCGCCACCCTGaccttcctcccctcctcctcctcgtccctCAGGACGACATCCGGGACAAGCTGCGGCCCATCGCGCTCACGCTGGCCCACGGCATCGCCGCCGCGGGGCCACGGGGCGGCCACCGGGGGGGCCGCGGGACGGCGctgcccccgctgccccccgcgCTCAGCCCGCGCCAGCCCAGCACGCACCGCACCGAGGtgggcacctgggcactcacctgggcacctgggcactcacctgggcactcacctggggcacctgggcactcacctgggcacctgggcacccacctgggcacctgggcactcacctgggcactcacctgggcacctgggcacccacctgggcacctgggcactcacctgggcactcacctgggcactcacctgggcacctgggcactcacctgggcactcacctgggcacccacctgggcactcacctgggcacccacctgggctctcacctggggcacctgggcactcacctGGGGCACTCACCTGTGTCATTCACCTGTGTCACTCACCTGGGCACTCACCTGGGGCACTCACTGGGCACCTGTGTCATTCACCTGTGTCACTCACCTGGGGCACTCACCTGGAGCACTCACCTGTGTCATTCACCTGTGTCACTCACCTGGGGCACTCACCTGGgcactcacctgggcacctgggcactcacctGTGTCATTCACCTGGAGCACTCACCTGGGCACTCACCTGGGGCACTCACTGGGCACCTGTGGCACTCACCTGTGGCACTCACCTGTGGCACTCACCtgtgtccccgcgctgtcccctggctgtcccctggctgtccccgcACTGTCCCCcggctgtccccgcgctgtccccgcgctgtccccgcgctgtccccgcactgtgcccgtgtcccccggtgtccccccaggtgCATTTCCTGCGCCAGGGCTGCGGCGATGACAAAATCTGCCAGAGCCACCTGGAGCTGCGGCCGCGCTTCTGCGCCCGCCTGGGCGACAGCGActtcctgcccctgcccaggtgaggggacagcgccaccccgggctgtccccagcGCCCCCGGGGCgaggctggcactgccaccgtCACCCCGAGTGCCCGGGGATGTCCCCAAGGCAGTCACAGGAGCGAGGATGTCACTGCCACCGTCACCCTGGGGGaccgggggtgtccccaaggggtcACAGGAGCGAGGATGGCACTGCCACCGTCACCCTGAGGGACCGGGGATGTCCCCAAGGGGTCACATGTGCAAGGATGGCACTGCCACATctctgggagggagcaggggtgtccccaaggggtcACAGGAGCgaggctggcactgccaccgtCACCCTGAGGGaccgggggtgtccccaaggggtcACAGGAGCgaggctggcactgccaccgtCACCCTGAGGGaccgggggtgtccccaaggggtcACAGGAGCgaggctggcactgccaccttCAACCTGAGTGTccagggatgtccccaaggGGTCACATGTGCAAGGATGGCACTGCCACCTTCACCCCGAGTGCCCGGGGATGTCCCCAAGGGGTCACAGGAGCGAGGATGGCACTGCCACCTTCACCCTGGGGGACCGGGGATGTCCCCAAGGGGTCACAGGAGTGAGGATGGCACTGCCACCTTCACCCCGAGTGTCCGGGAATGTCCCCAAGGGGTCACAGGAGCGAGACTGGCACTGCCACCTTCACCCTGGGGGACCGGGGATGTCCCCAAGGGGTCACAGGAGTGAGGatggcactgccactgtcaccctGAGGGACCGGGATGTCCCCAAGGGGTCACAGGAGCGAGGatggcactgccactgtcaccccGAGTGCCCGGGGATGTCCCCACGGTGGCTCTGCCCGCAGGGACGAGGATGGCACTGCCATCTTCGCCGTGAGTGACCAGAAGGACGTGGCCCTGGAGGTGCAGGTGACCAACGAGCCCTCGGACCCCGCGGAGCCGCAGAGGGACGGGGACGATGCCCACCAGGCCCTGCTGGTGGCCACCTTCCCCCCGGAGCTGCCCTACGCCGCCCTGCGGAGCGACGAGCCCGGGGGGCTCGGGGTGCGGGGACAGCCacgggggacaggggacagcgacaggggacaggggacaggggacagcgacaggggacaggggacagccacgggggacaggggacagccacaggggacaggaggggacagccacgggggacaggaggggacagccacgggggacaggggacaggggacagccacaggggacggggacagccacagggacaggggacagcgaCAGGGGACAgtcacaggggacaggggacagcgacaggggacggggacagccacaggggacaggaggggacggggggacagaggggacagagggggggACAGGGGTACGGGGGGCGTGGGACAGGAGGGGAtagggagggacagggggacagagggggacagggggacagtaGGGGTGTCGGGGGGCCCTGGGGATGTGGGGTGGGTCTGGGGGTCTGGGATGGGGTCAGTCCTGGGGGTGTGGGATGTAcctgggctctgggatggggtcacacctgtggctgcagggtggGGGTGACCCCGGGGTGCCCTCAGGGatggggtcactctggggtcactctgggggtCACCCTGGGCGTCACCCTGGGGTCACCCTCGGGTCACTCTGGGGGTCACTCTGGGGGTCACCCTGGGGTCACCCCGGGGTGCCGcaggggggctcagccctgtcccccccccAGGACAAGGTGCTGTGCTTGGCCAACCAGAACGGCTCCAGGGTGGAGTGCGAGCTGGGGAACCCCCTCAAACGCGGGGCCCAGGTGGGCGCagccccccccccaaccccccccccccgacccctcccccggcccccggcccccccccaGCGCTCACCTGCGCGTCCCCAGGTGCGgttcttcctcatcctcagcaCCTCGGGCATCTCCATCCACACCACGGACCTGGCggtgcagctggagctgtccACGTGAGCCGGGCGGGGGGCTGGGACCCccggggtggggctgggacccccggGATTGGGGGCTGGAGACCCCCGGGACTGGGGGATGGGACCCCCGGGGTGGGGGATGGAGACCCCCGGGACTGGGGGATGGGACCCCCGGGATTGGGGGCCAGAACCCGGGGGTGTTGAGGGTGAGAGCCcccaggaatttggggtttggagcccccaggatttggggtcagagccccggggggtttggggatggaGCCCCCAGGGTTTGGGGTCCAGAGCCCCCAGGATCTgaggtgggaatttgggggtcaGACCCCCCCCAGActggaggatttggggacaaaGCCCAGGCAGTTTTAGAGTCCGGCCCCCCAACATTTAGGGCCAGGGGGCTGCAATTTGGGGctcaacccccccccccccttgcACGGCCCttgggggtttttcttttggggTGTCACCCCCCCGACCccaatccccccccccccagcaccaGCGAGCAGCCGGGGCTGGAGCCGGTGGTCGCCCGCGCCCGCGTGGTCATCGAGCTGCCCCTGGCCGTGACGGGGTGAGTGGGGACGGGCTTTTGGGGTGCCCGgggggcggttttggggtcgGGGATCCCCCCACCCTCACACCAGGGCTGTCCCCGCAGCGTGGCCGTGCCCCCCCGGCTGTTTTTTGGGGGGCAGGTGCTGGGGGAGAGCGCGGTGAAGAGGGAGAGCCAGGTGGGCAGCGCCGTCAGCTTCGAGGTCACGGTgagagaccccccccaaaattacAGACCCCAGAAACAGAGACACCCCAGAACAGAGACCCCCCAAAATTACAGACCCCAGAAACAGAGATACCCCCAAAACAGAGACCCCAGAAACAGAGACCCCCCAAAATTACAGACCCCAGAAACAGAGATACCCCCAAAACAGAGACCCCCCAAAATTACAGACCCCAGAAACAGAGATACCCCCAAAACAGAGACCCCAGAAACAGAGACCCCTCAAAATTACAGGGGCTATTTTTGGGATcggggctgtttttggggtgggggctgtttttggggtgggggctgtttttggggtgggggctATTTCTGGGGT includes:
- the ITGA7 gene encoding integrin alpha-7 isoform X1, which codes for MGPGVGGARGWGPGGADPSPRPAVDPQRESKENQWLGVSVKSQGPGGKIVTCAHRYEVRHRVRQPLETRDVIGRCFVLSQDLRVRDELDGGEWKFCEGRPQGHERFGTCQQGLAAAFSPDRRYVLLGAPGTYNWKGLLFVTNIESAAPDQRVFRTPQPGERVPGAAADVAHNSYLGFSVDSGPGLTRRQQLSFVTGAPRANHTGAVVILRRDSANRLVAEAVLAGHQLTSAFGHALAVLDLNSDGWMDLAVGAPHFFERQEEIGGAVYVYINPGGLWDSATPVRLNGSRGSAFGAALSSAGDLDRDGFEDLAVGAPFDGAGKVFIYHGSALGIVTRPAQVLDGEAVGVSAFGYSLSGGLDVDGNLYPDLLVGSLSDTVVLYRARPVVHVSRNVSVLPPHIDLEQSNCRDRDGVCVEVRACFSYTASPGSYSPPLELHFVLEADAERRRRGLVPRGAFLARGPADPEHRISGSLELPERERRCVPATFRLHDDIRDKLRPIALTLAHGIAAAGPRGGHRGGRGTALPPLPPALSPRQPSTHRTEVHFLRQGCGDDKICQSHLELRPRFCARLGDSDFLPLPRDEDGTAIFAVSDQKDVALEVQVTNEPSDPAEPQRDGDDAHQALLVATFPPELPYAALRSDEPGGLGDKVLCLANQNGSRVECELGNPLKRGAQVRFFLILSTSGISIHTTDLAVQLELSTTSEQPGLEPVVARARVVIELPLAVTGVAVPPRLFFGGQVLGESAVKRESQVGSAVSFEVTVSQRGPVLKTPGSAALAVQWPLELPNGKWLLYPLSLELGTPPVPCSPPANPLRLALEPPGRGDPPEEPPARSWWVPAGRRRRNVTLDCARGTARCRPFRCPLPSLERSELRARGRLWNGTFLEEFLDVENLELIMRAEVSVTSPRGNVVIKDGVAQVSVSLHLDPGVAVAAVPWWVLPLAALLGLLLLALLVLGLWKVGFFRRAPPPAVPRFRAVRIPQEQRPQAREGRTGAILRPHWAAGPRPGHGDGDGAAPGPA
- the ITGA7 gene encoding integrin alpha-7 isoform X2, giving the protein MGPGVGGARGWGPGGADPSPRPAVDPQRESKENQWLGVSVKSQGPGGKIVTCAHRYEVRHRVRQPLETRDVIGRCFVLSQDLRVRDELDGGEWKFCEGRPQGHERFGTCQQGLAAAFSPDRRYVLLGAPGTYNWKGTVRVEQLNQSSLDLLRPDAGPFEAGGEKDQDPSLIPVPANSYFGFSVDSGPGLTRRQQLSFVTGAPRANHTGAVVILRRDSANRLVAEAVLAGHQLTSAFGHALAVLDLNSDGWMDLAVGAPHFFERQEEIGGAVYVYINPGGLWDSATPVRLNGSRGSAFGAALSSAGDLDRDGFEDLAVGAPFDGAGKVFIYHGSALGIVTRPAQVLDGEAVGVSAFGYSLSGGLDVDGNLYPDLLVGSLSDTVVLYRARPVVHVSRNVSVLPPHIDLEQSNCRDRDGVCVEVRACFSYTASPGSYSPPLELHFVLEADAERRRRGLVPRGAFLARGPADPEHRISGSLELPERERRCVPATFRLHDDIRDKLRPIALTLAHGIAAAGPRGGHRGGRGTALPPLPPALSPRQPSTHRTEVHFLRQGCGDDKICQSHLELRPRFCARLGDSDFLPLPRDEDGTAIFAVSDQKDVALEVQVTNEPSDPAEPQRDGDDAHQALLVATFPPELPYAALRSDEPGGLGDKVLCLANQNGSRVECELGNPLKRGAQVRFFLILSTSGISIHTTDLAVQLELSTTSEQPGLEPVVARARVVIELPLAVTGVAVPPRLFFGGQVLGESAVKRESQVGSAVSFEVTVSQRGPVLKTPGSAALAVQWPLELPNGKWLLYPLSLELGTPPVPCSPPANPLRLALEPPGRGDPPEEPPARSWWVPAGRRRRNVTLDCARGTARCRPFRCPLPSLERSELRARGRLWNGTFLEEFLDVENLELIMRAEVSVTSPRGNVVIKDGVAQVSVSLHLDPGVAVAAVPWWVLPLAALLGLLLLALLVLGLWKVGFFRRAPPPAVPRFRAVRIPQEQRPQAREGRTGAILRPHWAAGPRPGHGDGDGAAPGPA